Genomic window (Pseudomonas sp. L5B5):
TGGTCAATGGCTCGGTGGCCGGTAGCGGTTGGCCAGCCGGCAACTGGTCCGGGCTGACCCCATAGCGTTTCAGGATCGAGCTCGGAGGCAGGTCCTCGGCCGATGCCACCACGGCCCACAGGGCCAGCACCAGAACGCTCGCATGCCTCTTGCTGTTACTCACTGTCAAAACTCTCCAATACCTTGAATCGATTGCACTGCTTTTCGTGTGCCTGTAATAACGCATCCGCGCCCCGGCACTTTAAGGTCATTGGAGTCACTGGTTGACCTATTGGTCACTTTCTTGCCAAAAAAACAGCGCGAACTCCTTGCCGAAGCCGCGCTGCTCGCCTGTCAGGCGATGGTGATGCCGGAGCCGTTGAGCTGCGCCAGGCTGACCCCTACCAGGGTCACCGAATCCTGGCCGAAGGTCAGCACCGTATCGTTGCCGCTGCTGCTGGCATGGGCCCGGTAGTCCTGGTCAGGCAGCACGCCGCTCACCCCCATGAACACCAGTTTGTCGCCGCCCTGGTACCCCACGACGCGATCCTGGCCGAAGTGCCCGGTGAACAGGAAGGTATCGTTGCCGCCTCCCGACTCCATCAGGTCGTTGCCGGCCCCGCCGACGAACACATCGTTGCCCAGGCCCCCGATCAGATGATCGTTGCCCTCCAGGCCGAACAGCCAGTCGCCGCCGGCATGGGCCTTGAGCACATTGTCGCCGCCATCGCCGCGCACGGACGACGCGTAGCGGGTCAGGTCATCGCCAGCCTTCAGGCCCTGATCGGTGACCTGATGCACCACATCGTCCTTGAACAGCCCCCAGAGGAACCCCGGCTCCTTGCTCTGGATCGCACCGATGTCACGGGTGATGCTGATCCCGCCATTGGCATCACGCACATACAGGGTCCCGGCGCCGTCGCTGGCGAAGCTGTAGTGGCTCACCGACGTTTGCAGGTCCAGGACATTGCTGCCCTTGCCGCCCAGGATGAGGTTGTAGCCACCCGCATCGCGGAAAGTGTCGTTGCCATCGCGGCCTTCCAGGTAGTCGTTGCCGCTGCCACCCTGGATCAGGTCGTTGCCGTCGGTACCGATGATGAAGGTGCTGCCTTTGTGGGTCTCGGCGTTGCGGTTCAGGTCCTGGACCCAGGTGGTGGCCCGGGCCGGGTCCGACAGGTTGGCCACCACGATGGTGGAGTCCTTGCTGGTGTACTCGTAGAACTTGGAGTCCAGGACTCGGGTCAACCCATCGCCATAACCGGTGGGCAAGTGGGAGATCCAGGTCGGGATATTGAGGATCGAGAATGGCAGTACATTCCACAGCGTCGAGGCGTAATGGTCGTTGAAGTTGACGATGTTGTTGGTGGCCGACGCCTGCTGGGTATCGTGGATATACAGCGAATTCAGGTTGAAGCTCGAGCCGTCCAGGGCGCGGAACACCGGGTCGTTTTCGTAGCCGATGTTGAGCACTTTGTCGCTGGCACTCTGGGTCGGCGAGGCATAGGCGATGTAGTTGGCGTCCTTGAAAAAGCCCGACCAACGCCCGCCGCTCAGGTCTGCCAGGCTGTTGACCGCCAGCCCGCCCAGGCTGTGGCCGCTGACCAGGATGTCCTTGCCGGACAGGCCGTTGGCCTGGGCAAAGCTTGCGACATCACCCAGCAACTTGCCGAAGGCTTCGCCGGCGTAGTTCTTGGCGTAGTCCTTGGGCCCCAGGGCCGCCAGCAAGTCGCTGATCAGGTCGCCGATGGTGTCGCCGATCAGCGATTCACGCGGTCCGCTGGTGCCCCGGAAGGCGATGCCCAGGGAGCTCAGGTGGCCCTGGGCATCGTACTTGCCGAGGATCTCCACCTGGGCCGTCTCATAGCCGTTTTTTTCCCCGAAGAAGGTGCCGCGGCCATCCACCTTGCCGGTGTAGCCCAGTTGCTGGGCACTGATGGTGGACCAGCCGGCCGTGTTCAGCGCCTCCTTGGCGGCCTTCTCCGAATCCGGGTTCCAGGGGATGCCGGGAATCACCCCCTGGGAATCACTGCTGCCGATCAGCGCGGTAACCAGGGTCGCCGGCAGGCCGAGGCCGAAACCGTTGTGCTGGTAGCCCACGGCAAAGCCGTTGTCGAGGTTGTGGTAGGAATACAGCGTGATGGCCATGGCATCGGAAAATAGCGCCTTGGATTCAGCCGTACTGAGGTTTTTGTAGTCGTAGACACCCATGGTATTGCCTCTCTTTTGTTGGATTTGTCAGAGAAAGCTCGTGCCCCGCGAACCCGTTGCCAGGTTCGCGGGGCTGGTACAACACCTTGCATATCCGTTGCCGGGGCCTCAGAACGCCCAATCCAGGGTCAGGCCGACCCCATGGCTCTTGTCGCGGCTGCCCAGCAGTGCGTTGTAGTCCAGATTGACCCGGGCCTGGCGCCCCAGGGCGATCCCGGCCCGCGCCCCGACCACGGCGGCATCACGGTCCAGGGACAGGGCCTGGACCTTGTAGCTGTCGCCCTGGCCGGCGAAGGCCAAGTGCTGGTCGGAACCGGTGGAACTCAGGTTGTGCTGCCAGCCCAGGGTAGCGGACAACTCCAGCGCCTGGCCGCTGGACAGTTGCAATTGCTTGCCGGCCCGCATGCCCAGGGTCGAGAGCCAGGCATCGCGATTGTCCTGCCCGCCCTTGAGCGCGGCAGCGCCGCCATGTTCCTTGAAGCTGTCGCTGTCCACATGCACATAGGCCAGGCTGGCGAAAGGCTCCAGCGCCATGCTCGGCAGCGCGATCTTCCAGGCTGCCTCACCGAACACCTGGGTGCTCTGGGCGTCGCGCTTGCTCTTCTGGCGATCGCTGACCTCGTTGTACTGCAGCTCGCGCTTGGTCTCGATCCGATGCCAGCTGTGGCTACCGCCGAGGCTCAAGCGCATCTGCTCCAACTCCTTGCCGGCGTAGGCGCCCAGGTGGTAGCTGTCGACCGAGGCCGAAGAATGACGGCCATCGCCCATGCTCAACGAGCTGTCGCTGTAGCCCGTGAACACGCCGACACGAGTGTCTTCGCTCATCTGCCCGTCGACACCCAGCAGCATGCCGCCGATGGAGCTGGTGTAGCGCGCCCGACCGGAATCACCATCAGCCTTGCCCCATGCCCCCAGGGCCTTGATCCACAGGCCGGTATCGGCGCCCTCCTCGGTCGGTGCCACGGCCACGCCTTGCTGGCGGGTCCGCTCGCCCACCGCGTCACGCAGTTGGCGATTGTCGTTGAGCAACAGGTTGCCTACCGCCGGGTGGATCTCCCCGGACAGTTGGTCGAAGGCCTGCTGGGCGCTGCCGGCGTCGCCAGACAGCAGCAGGCTCTCGTACACCGGGTTGCCTGCACCCAACCGATCAGCCGCTGCCGCCACCGAACGCTGGTTGGCGGTCAAGCCGACACTGGCGAAGGAGGTGGCGTTGCGCTGTACCGCCAGTTGCACCCCGGTGCCGGTATAGGCCAGGCCCCCGCCGAGAAACAGCGAGTTGGACTGCACATTGGCGAAGCTGCCCTGTACGCCGCCCGCTGCGTCCAGGATGTCGAACTGGCGCCCGACCAGGCTCGTGGCTTGGTGGGACTGCAACGAAACCCCGGGGTTCTGCAGATCCAGGGCCAGGTTCGCACCGCCCAGCGACGCCTTGCCATCACTGACCAGGCGATCGCTGCCGGCGCTAGCCACCTCAACGGCATAGGTCGAGCCCGGCAGGAAGCTCACGTCGGAACTCACGTGCAAGGTGCCGATGGAGTTGCCCGGGGCCACCACGCCACCGGCATTGGCCACCAGCGCGCCGATACGGCCAGTGCCGCCCAGCACGCCGCCGGCATTGACCGTCACCGCCGATTGCAGCGAGCCATTGACCGCCAGCCGTCCCTGATTGACCAGGGTCGGCCCCGAGTAGCTGTTGTTGCCGGAGAGCACCAGGGTGCCGATGCCCTGCTTGGTCAGGCCGCCGTGGCCGGAGATATCGTTGCTCCACAGGTCCAGCACGCAGCTCAGGTCGTTGCAGCGGCGCTGGGTCGGCTTGCCGACATCCACCAGGGCGCCGATGCCCGGCAGGTCCGCCACGAACTGCGTCGGGCCGTAGCCGCCGGCGATGCGAAACTCCTCGGGAATGTCCTGTTCGGTGACCAGCATGCCCGGGCCTCGAATGCCCTTGTCCAGGTTGATCATGCCCCAGCCGTACAGGGCATCGATGCCCGGTGCCCCCATGTCGGTAGCCGTGGTGCGCAGCACGCTGGCGATCTGCGCACCGCTCATGTAGGGGAAGCGCTCCATCAGCACCGCCGCCGCACCGGCGGCATGGGGCGCGGCCATGGACGTGCCGTTCTTGTTGGCGTACCCCAGGGTCAGGTCCTCCAGGTTGGTGCCGCCGATCACTGCGCTGTAGATCCGGGTGCCGGGCGCCGACACACAGAAGCTTGCGGTGTAGCCGCAGCGCGAAGAAAAGGTACTGATCAGGTACGGGTTGGCGCTGCTGGTGTCGGAGTTCTGCTGCAATGCCGCCACGGTCAGCCAGTTGGGCGCGATCTCCGGGACGAAGTAGCCCAGCCCGGCGATGGCGTCGGGGTTGTTCAGGTTGTAGTCGTTGCCGGCGGCGAAGATGGTCAGGACCCCGCTGCGGGCTGCGGCGATGGCACCGTCATAGGCCCCCCCGGGCAAGGTACCCAGCAGCGGCTGGATCTGGGCGAACTGCGCCCGGGCATCGTCCAGGGTGAAATGCGGGAACGCCGGATCGCGTCCGCCCTTGGCGAAGCGATCGGTGATGCCGATGCCCCAGCTGTTGTTGATGATCCGCGCACCACTGGCCACCAGGCTGTCCCAGCCGGCCTTGTACACCGCGCCGTCGTTGCCCAGGACGATGCCGTCCTCGG
Coding sequences:
- a CDS encoding polyurethanase, giving the protein MGVYDYKNLSTAESKALFSDAMAITLYSYHNLDNGFAVGYQHNGFGLGLPATLVTALIGSSDSQGVIPGIPWNPDSEKAAKEALNTAGWSTISAQQLGYTGKVDGRGTFFGEKNGYETAQVEILGKYDAQGHLSSLGIAFRGTSGPRESLIGDTIGDLISDLLAALGPKDYAKNYAGEAFGKLLGDVASFAQANGLSGKDILVSGHSLGGLAVNSLADLSGGRWSGFFKDANYIAYASPTQSASDKVLNIGYENDPVFRALDGSSFNLNSLYIHDTQQASATNNIVNFNDHYASTLWNVLPFSILNIPTWISHLPTGYGDGLTRVLDSKFYEYTSKDSTIVVANLSDPARATTWVQDLNRNAETHKGSTFIIGTDGNDLIQGGSGNDYLEGRDGNDTFRDAGGYNLILGGKGSNVLDLQTSVSHYSFASDGAGTLYVRDANGGISITRDIGAIQSKEPGFLWGLFKDDVVHQVTDQGLKAGDDLTRYASSVRGDGGDNVLKAHAGGDWLFGLEGNDHLIGGLGNDVFVGGAGNDLMESGGGNDTFLFTGHFGQDRVVGYQGGDKLVFMGVSGVLPDQDYRAHASSSGNDTVLTFGQDSVTLVGVSLAQLNGSGITIA
- a CDS encoding autotransporter domain-containing protein; this encodes MGTAQAAPYVESGRLGDAGSWRSAEFNADWGLGAIHADSAYAAGYSGKDVKLGIFDQPVYAKHPEFAGQDKIVTLVTSGIRQYTDPYIPVKAGDAFRYDGSPSVGSDGKLGSHGTHVGGIAAGNRDGVSMHGVAFGAQIISADNGDPGPEDGIVLGNDGAVYKAGWDSLVASGARIINNSWGIGITDRFAKGGRDPAFPHFTLDDARAQFAQIQPLLGTLPGGAYDGAIAAARSGVLTIFAAGNDYNLNNPDAIAGLGYFVPEIAPNWLTVAALQQNSDTSSANPYLISTFSSRCGYTASFCVSAPGTRIYSAVIGGTNLEDLTLGYANKNGTSMAAPHAAGAAAVLMERFPYMSGAQIASVLRTTATDMGAPGIDALYGWGMINLDKGIRGPGMLVTEQDIPEEFRIAGGYGPTQFVADLPGIGALVDVGKPTQRRCNDLSCVLDLWSNDISGHGGLTKQGIGTLVLSGNNSYSGPTLVNQGRLAVNGSLQSAVTVNAGGVLGGTGRIGALVANAGGVVAPGNSIGTLHVSSDVSFLPGSTYAVEVASAGSDRLVSDGKASLGGANLALDLQNPGVSLQSHQATSLVGRQFDILDAAGGVQGSFANVQSNSLFLGGGLAYTGTGVQLAVQRNATSFASVGLTANQRSVAAAADRLGAGNPVYESLLLSGDAGSAQQAFDQLSGEIHPAVGNLLLNDNRQLRDAVGERTRQQGVAVAPTEEGADTGLWIKALGAWGKADGDSGRARYTSSIGGMLLGVDGQMSEDTRVGVFTGYSDSSLSMGDGRHSSASVDSYHLGAYAGKELEQMRLSLGGSHSWHRIETKRELQYNEVSDRQKSKRDAQSTQVFGEAAWKIALPSMALEPFASLAYVHVDSDSFKEHGGAAALKGGQDNRDAWLSTLGMRAGKQLQLSSGQALELSATLGWQHNLSSTGSDQHLAFAGQGDSYKVQALSLDRDAAVVGARAGIALGRQARVNLDYNALLGSRDKSHGVGLTLDWAF